Proteins from a genomic interval of Candidatus Dormiibacterota bacterium:
- a CDS encoding lysophospholipid acyltransferase family protein has protein sequence MATAPQALAIADLPIRPRPGPGFRFVRRLIRGVGRTLFHVEVRGMENLPHRQNAVVIANHMQWIDALVVVASLPPGPRIHVLGDLRGIPGWTLRIIRHIGGVIPIDREQGGSPELLAQVNRCLDAGGSFLIFPEGRCNESEGEVGPFRKGFAHFALHSGTSVVPVGLGGTRELWLRKRIVVVVGAPLRTDGHTAETLTDTARAAVIALLPEVVDRGGPRLLRRRLTNLF, from the coding sequence ATGGCCACCGCTCCGCAGGCCCTGGCGATCGCCGACCTCCCGATCCGGCCGCGACCGGGCCCCGGCTTCCGATTCGTCCGGCGGCTGATCCGCGGCGTGGGGAGAACGCTCTTCCACGTCGAGGTCCGCGGCATGGAGAACCTTCCCCACCGCCAGAACGCCGTCGTCATCGCCAACCACATGCAGTGGATCGACGCCCTGGTGGTCGTCGCCAGCCTGCCGCCGGGGCCACGCATCCACGTCCTCGGCGACCTGCGCGGGATCCCGGGGTGGACGCTGCGGATCATCCGCCACATCGGCGGCGTCATCCCCATCGACCGCGAGCAGGGCGGCAGCCCCGAGCTGCTCGCCCAGGTCAACCGCTGCCTCGACGCGGGCGGGTCGTTCCTGATCTTCCCCGAGGGGCGCTGCAACGAGAGCGAGGGCGAGGTCGGGCCCTTCCGCAAGGGGTTCGCCCACTTCGCGCTGCACAGCGGGACGTCGGTCGTGCCCGTCGGTCTCGGGGGAACCCGGGAGCTGTGGCTGCGCAAGCGGATCGTCGTGGTCGTCGGCGCACCGCTGCGCACCGACGGTCACACCGCCGAGACGCTGACCGACACGGCACGCGCCGCGGTGATCGCGCTGCTGCCGGAGGTCGTCGACCGTGGCGGCCCCCGC